In a genomic window of uncultured Flavobacterium sp.:
- a CDS encoding T9SS type A sorting domain-containing protein produces MKNVKLLFMLSLLFLAEIGFSQNYVTYSSKTGTVTTNSGVEGSLDIIISCYGNSSNPVILDQHFLCGDPDGFLSNLASNGLSLTPGQTTTLKFKFKKTVTSDTQKVYNFTTNGSCSQKESEMIKITVNYKAVAANPITNNYISGNQTVYEGQTTSILTGSTPSGGNGTFSYIWQKKKVGDGAYSIISGATGINYSPGILAATTSFKRSVTSAGLTNTSSEITVTVAPPPFVQNNTISIDGVTVTGSLPTGGLGTDSYQYTWYIIDQDGDASQLPDTSQSLILTEPTFTRYFNSPNNFTLKRMVTSGSQYGPSNAVAIPHISAIQNNIISVSNKFVTGSTPTGGLGTYTYSWAIYYTGDAIDFDETTKDLDLTSHLNQINTILQIDSAAKLVRIVTAGISSTSNKLSLSGVSAKASNKENTLTAAVYPNPTSDSVNFTTSSSNNQEIEIIVYSEGLRNAQSVFKGTSTPNQIIKWNIPSNYSKGIYYYKVISDNKEVKTGKIIYQ; encoded by the coding sequence ATGAAAAATGTAAAATTACTATTTATGCTGTCTCTGCTTTTTTTGGCAGAAATTGGATTTTCTCAAAATTATGTGACTTACTCTTCTAAAACTGGTACAGTAACAACAAATTCCGGTGTTGAAGGATCACTGGATATTATAATTAGTTGTTATGGAAATAGCAGTAACCCGGTAATACTTGATCAACACTTTTTATGTGGAGATCCTGATGGCTTTCTTTCTAATTTAGCTTCAAATGGATTATCCTTAACCCCAGGTCAAACAACTACATTAAAATTTAAGTTTAAAAAAACTGTGACTTCAGATACTCAGAAAGTTTATAATTTTACTACTAACGGAAGTTGTTCTCAGAAGGAATCTGAAATGATTAAAATTACTGTTAATTATAAAGCTGTAGCGGCTAATCCAATAACCAATAATTACATTTCAGGAAATCAAACCGTTTATGAAGGACAAACTACAAGTATATTAACTGGGTCTACTCCGTCAGGCGGAAATGGAACTTTTAGTTACATTTGGCAGAAAAAAAAGGTTGGAGATGGTGCATATTCTATCATTTCAGGAGCTACTGGCATTAATTATTCACCAGGTATTCTTGCTGCAACAACATCATTTAAAAGAAGTGTTACATCAGCAGGACTTACTAATACTAGTTCCGAAATAACCGTCACGGTTGCTCCTCCACCTTTTGTACAAAATAATACAATCTCTATAGATGGAGTAACAGTAACTGGAAGTTTACCAACAGGAGGATTAGGAACCGATTCTTATCAATATACTTGGTATATAATCGACCAAGATGGAGACGCCAGTCAATTACCAGACACTTCACAAAGTTTAATTTTAACAGAACCTACCTTTACCAGATATTTCAATTCACCTAATAATTTCACATTGAAAAGAATGGTAACTTCAGGAAGTCAATATGGCCCTAGCAATGCCGTTGCTATACCCCATATTTCTGCAATACAAAACAACATTATTTCAGTTAGTAATAAGTTTGTAACAGGAAGCACTCCTACCGGAGGGTTAGGTACCTATACTTATTCTTGGGCAATATACTACACAGGGGATGCAATTGATTTTGATGAAACTACCAAAGACCTTGATTTAACTTCTCATCTCAACCAAATTAATACAATATTACAAATTGATAGTGCCGCAAAATTGGTTAGAATAGTAACCGCTGGAATATCTTCGACCAGTAATAAATTAAGTCTTAGTGGCGTTTCAGCTAAAGCTTCGAATAAAGAAAACACATTAACAGCTGCTGTTTATCCAAACCCTACATCAGACTCAGTAAATTTCACAACAAGTTCTTCTAACAATCAAGAAATAGAAATAATTGTTTATTCTGAAGGATTAAGAAACGCTCAATCTGTTTTTAAAGGCACTTCCACTCCCAATCAAATTATAAAATGGAATATCCCATCAAACTATTCAAAAGGGATATACTACTATAAAGTTATATCTGACAATAAAGAAGTTAAAACAGGAAAGATTATATATCAATAG